In Melanotaenia boesemani isolate fMelBoe1 chromosome 16, fMelBoe1.pri, whole genome shotgun sequence, the following proteins share a genomic window:
- the LOC121655155 gene encoding uncharacterized protein LOC121655155 isoform X2, whose amino-acid sequence MEEESERESEPDSQDIRHPWPYLQELFEVVGSKNDSWRMRCVLCKPKSHEILAFKNSPSNLKKHIERKHSNHVERYKSLTSTTLKRKSVSSEEGSSKQLKLWEMRRCSSLWNKSGRSTAAAEIIEEKCKLQLVRPVETRWNSLFLAVQRIVRIIREQGEGAITAVCSALKIPMFTPAEIAFLTEYVKTMSPFAKAIDVLQGETSVQMGWLVPTITLLKTKLENLRLSSKFCVPLIDALQTGLERRFREMLEDSELIAAAILVPKFKTCWTSNDNILRTGLEFIKRHLKEQPIQHPSDTSNSSSEEDFFSPIKQGNAQENTKQLESYLACPDDTMDILKSFPAVCNLSLKLNTPLPASAACERLFSTAGLIFTPKRACLNSKNFENQLLLRLNKKFW is encoded by the exons ATGGAGGAGGAAAGCGAGCGAGAAAGCGAGCCTGACAGCCAGGACATTCGCCACCCTTGGCCTTATTTACAAGAACTTTTCGAGGTGGTCGGCTCCAAGAATGACTCATGGCGTATGCGTTGCGTCCTTTGTAAACCTAAAAGCCATGAGATTCTGGCTTTCAAAAACTCACCGTCGAATCTGAAAAAACACATAGAG agAAAGCATTCAAATCATGTGGAGCGATACAAAAGCCTGACTTCAACAACTCTAAAGAGGAAGTCTGTCTCCTCAGAGGAAGGGTCATCCAAGCAACTGAAACTATGGGAAATGAGAAGG TGCTCAAGTTTGTGGAATAAAAGTGGAAGGTCCACGGCAGCAGCGGAGATAATCgaagaaaaatgcaaactaCAACTTGTGAGACCGGTTGAAACAAGATGGAACTCTCTCTTCCTGGCAGTCCAGAGAATCGTGAGGATCATCAGAGAGCAAGGCGAAGGAGCAATCACAGCTGTGTGCAGCGCACTTAAAATTCCCAT GTTCACTCCTGCTGAGATTGCTTTTCTCACCGAATATGTAAAGACAATGAGCCCATTCGCAAAAGCGATTGATGTTCTTCAGGGAGAGACCAGTGTTCAAATGGGATGGCTCGTACCCACAATAACACTTCTCAAGACTAAGCTAGAGAATCTTCGACTTTCCTCCAAATTCTGTGTGCCTCTAATAGATGCTCTTCAGACTGGACTTGAAAGACGATTCAGAGAGATGCTTGAAGATTCAGAGCTCATTGCTGCGGCCATTCTTGTCCCCAAATTCAAGACTTGCTGGACAAGTAATGACAACATTCTTAGAACTG GCCTAGAGTTCATCAAAAGGCATCTTAAGGAGCAACCGATCCAACATCCAAGTGACACCTCCAACTCCTCCTCAGAAGAAGACTTCTTTTCTCCCATCAAGCAGGGAAACGCTCAAGAGAACACTAAGCAGCTCGAGTCCTACCTGGCCTGCCCAGATGATACCATGGACATCCTGAAATCTTTCCCAGCTGTTTGTAACTTATCCCTTAAGCTAAACACACCACTTCCAGCCTCAGCTGCCTGTGAGAGGCTTTTTAGCACCGCTGGCCTCATCTTTACCCCCAAAAGGGCTTGCCTGAACTCCAAGAACTTTGAGAACCAGCTGCTTCTAAGGCTAAACAAGAAATTCTGGTAG
- the LOC121655155 gene encoding uncharacterized protein LOC121655155 isoform X1 encodes MEEESERESEPDSQDIRHPWPYLQELFEVVGSKNDSWRMRCVLCKPKSHEILAFKNSPSNLKKHIERKHSNHVERYKSLTSTTLKRKSVSSEEGSSKQLKLWEMRRVSQKSVDQYIINFVIQGLHPFSIVEQPGFRALLNHLQPDLTVMSRGTIKNHIDKATDEMKNNLKAAMSDIEFIATTTDCWTAHRRSFIGVTAHWIESETMVRSSAALACKQIRGSHTFSALAQALTDIHTEYNIRDKIVRTTTDNGSNFIKAFRLYGEVDENNNDLRQEQTGTEQGNSEGEEDEENHDEFQFVEAGTLLDQDDGLEYQLPKHQRCACHLLNLVSTVDISTANANTTYKRLSRSAFAKCSSLWNKSGRSTAAAEIIEEKCKLQLVRPVETRWNSLFLAVQRIVRIIREQGEGAITAVCSALKIPMFTPAEIAFLTEYVKTMSPFAKAIDVLQGETSVQMGWLVPTITLLKTKLENLRLSSKFCVPLIDALQTGLERRFREMLEDSELIAAAILVPKFKTCWTSNDNILRTGLEFIKRHLKEQPIQHPSDTSNSSSEEDFFSPIKQGNAQENTKQLESYLACPDDTMDILKSFPAVCNLSLKLNTPLPASAACERLFSTAGLIFTPKRACLNSKNFENQLLLRLNKKFW; translated from the exons ATGGAGGAGGAAAGCGAGCGAGAAAGCGAGCCTGACAGCCAGGACATTCGCCACCCTTGGCCTTATTTACAAGAACTTTTCGAGGTGGTCGGCTCCAAGAATGACTCATGGCGTATGCGTTGCGTCCTTTGTAAACCTAAAAGCCATGAGATTCTGGCTTTCAAAAACTCACCGTCGAATCTGAAAAAACACATAGAG agAAAGCATTCAAATCATGTGGAGCGATACAAAAGCCTGACTTCAACAACTCTAAAGAGGAAGTCTGTCTCCTCAGAGGAAGGGTCATCCAAGCAACTGAAACTATGGGAAATGAGAAGGGTATCGCAAAAAAGTGTTGATCAGTACATTATAAACTTTGTTATTCAGGGTCTCCACCCCTTTAGCATTGTGGAGCAGCCAGGCTTTCGAGCTCTTCTAAATCATCTGCAGCCAGATCTAACTGTGATGTCTCGAGGGACCATAAAAAATCACATAGATAAAGCAacagatgaaatgaaaaacaatttaaaggcTGCTATGAGTGACATTGAATTCATCGCTACTACTACCGATTGCTGGACGGCTCATAGGCGAAGTTTTATCGGAGTAACAGCACATTGGATTGAGTCGGAAACCATGGTCAGATCCTCTGCTGcgttagcatgcaagcaaattAGGGGATCACATACATTCTCGGCACTCGCTCAAGCACTAACTGACATCCATACAGAGTACAACATACGTGACAAAATAGTGCGCACAACTACGGACAATGGCTCAAACTTCATAAAAGCTTTTAGGCTCTATGGTGAGGTAGATGAAAATAACAACGATCTTAGACAGGAACAGACAGGAACAGAACAAGGAAACAGTgaaggagaggaagatgaagaaaacCATGATGAATTTCAGTTTGTGGAGGCTGGAACATTGTTGGATCAAGATGATGGTTTAGAATATCAACTGCCAAAACACCAACGATGTGCCTGCCATCTTTTGAACTTAGTTTCAACAGTTGATATTTCCACTGCAAATGCCAACACAACCTACAAACGACTTTCTCGTTCTGCTTTTGCGAAGTGCTCAAGTTTGTGGAATAAAAGTGGAAGGTCCACGGCAGCAGCGGAGATAATCgaagaaaaatgcaaactaCAACTTGTGAGACCGGTTGAAACAAGATGGAACTCTCTCTTCCTGGCAGTCCAGAGAATCGTGAGGATCATCAGAGAGCAAGGCGAAGGAGCAATCACAGCTGTGTGCAGCGCACTTAAAATTCCCAT GTTCACTCCTGCTGAGATTGCTTTTCTCACCGAATATGTAAAGACAATGAGCCCATTCGCAAAAGCGATTGATGTTCTTCAGGGAGAGACCAGTGTTCAAATGGGATGGCTCGTACCCACAATAACACTTCTCAAGACTAAGCTAGAGAATCTTCGACTTTCCTCCAAATTCTGTGTGCCTCTAATAGATGCTCTTCAGACTGGACTTGAAAGACGATTCAGAGAGATGCTTGAAGATTCAGAGCTCATTGCTGCGGCCATTCTTGTCCCCAAATTCAAGACTTGCTGGACAAGTAATGACAACATTCTTAGAACTG GCCTAGAGTTCATCAAAAGGCATCTTAAGGAGCAACCGATCCAACATCCAAGTGACACCTCCAACTCCTCCTCAGAAGAAGACTTCTTTTCTCCCATCAAGCAGGGAAACGCTCAAGAGAACACTAAGCAGCTCGAGTCCTACCTGGCCTGCCCAGATGATACCATGGACATCCTGAAATCTTTCCCAGCTGTTTGTAACTTATCCCTTAAGCTAAACACACCACTTCCAGCCTCAGCTGCCTGTGAGAGGCTTTTTAGCACCGCTGGCCTCATCTTTACCCCCAAAAGGGCTTGCCTGAACTCCAAGAACTTTGAGAACCAGCTGCTTCTAAGGCTAAACAAGAAATTCTGGTAG